The Humulus lupulus chromosome 4, drHumLupu1.1, whole genome shotgun sequence genome has a window encoding:
- the LOC133832666 gene encoding actin cytoskeleton-regulatory complex protein PAN1-like, producing MPSKDMFDLYSVPDAPASKKKASRQHREECSEEPPAKKSCTEDPPAKKSCTEDPSKNTIPPPSPLEQQTPPTPVESTLSPPASVDQTQPAAPVQTGDDISSRVLRSVKERMTRILRTESKDAMLTVTASRLRSGVITDKSKSSDQRHAEELKAVEAKYAEQLEVAQKLEADLIESRQEADKLEARIKDLEKANANNLERYKGATSKCFYDFWKHNQGANFSYLPERMRQTEIAQCVARLAEEEKVKIPASPEISLATGIEGVDNEAEAAVDQENPQDPLAS from the exons ATGCCATCCAAAGATATGTTTGATCTTTACAGTGTGCCTGATGCTCCCGCAAGTAAGAAGAAAGCGAGTAGGCAGCATCGCGAGGAATGTAGCGAAGAGCCTCCGGCAAAGAAATCCTGCACTGAGGACCCTCCAGCAAAGAAATCCTGCACTGAGGATCCTTCGAAAAATACAATACCACCTCCATCTCCCCTCGAGCAGCAAACTCCGCCTACACCGGTCGAGTCCACCCTTTCCCCACCGGCTTCTGTCGATCAAACACAGCCGGCAGCCCCTGTTCAAACAGGGGATGACATATCCAGCCGCGTTCTAAGATCAGTCAAGGAAAGGATGACAAGGATCCTGAGGACAGAGTCGAAGGAT GCAATGCTGACCGTGACTGCCAGCCGGCTCCGCTCGGGGGTCATCACTGATAAATCCAAGTCATCCGACCAACGACAtgctgaggagcttaaggccgtTGAAGCAAAATATGCCGAGCAGCTTGAGGTGGCTCAGAAG CTCGAGGCGGACCTGATCGAGAGCAGGCAAGAGGCTGATAAGTTGGAGGCTCGCATCAAGGATCTCGAAAAAGCCAATGCCAacaatctggagaggtacaagggcgCCACGTCCAAgtgtttctatgatttctggaaacacaatcaagggGCCAATTTCAGCTATCTCCCCGAGCGCATGAGGCAAACTGAAATAGCCCAGTGCGTTGCTCGCTTGGCGGAAGAAGAAAAAGTGAAGATCCCAGCCTCGCCCGAAATCTCTTTGGCCACTGGCATTGAAGGTGTGGATAATGAAGCTGAAGCTGCAGTCGACCAGGAAAATCCACAAGACCCTCTTGCCTCATGA